The Lepidochelys kempii isolate rLepKem1 chromosome 2, rLepKem1.hap2, whole genome shotgun sequence genomic interval TAGTAAATAACTTGTGGACAACCCATAGACTGAGATTTATTAGCACAAACCCGCTGGTGAACACATGCACATTGCAAAGATGCTCCGGCCGAGGAGAAAGGGCTGAATCCCCAGCACAGGCCGATCGCAATGACCCATCGTTCAGCCAGCTCTAGTAGATAATACCCTGTATGTGGGCCACGAACAGCAACACCATGTTCCAAGCTGCCCAGGTTCTCTGTGGGGATGAGAAGCCCTATAAATGCAGCGAGTGTGGGAAAGGCTTTGGCCAGGAGAAGATCCTCCGAGAGCACCGGCGAATCCACACAGGCGAGAGGCCGCACAAATGCGCTcactgcgggaaaagcttcacctGGAGCACCAGCCTGATCAAGCACCAGCAGATCCACACGGGCGGCAAGCTGCACGCCTGCCCCGCGTGCGAGAAGAGCTTCCGGTGGCGGCATAGCCTCCTGCAGCACCAGGCGGTGCACACCGGCGCCAAGCCGCACACCTGCGCCCAGTGCGGCCGCAGCTTTGTGGAGAAGCAGGCGCTGAAGAAACAcgagagcatccacacaggggagaagcCCTTCACCTGCAGcgagtgtgggaagagcttccGGCAGAAGGGCAACCTGGTGTCGCACGAGAGGAGCCACCTGAAGGAGAAGCCGCACCGATGCCCCGAGTGCGGGAagtgcttccgggagcagcgcttCCTGGCCACCCACCAGCACACCCACACCCAGGAGCGGCCCTACCAGTGCGCCCAGTGCCAGAAGAGCTTCGGTGCCAAGCAGGGGCTCCGCGTCCACCAGCGCCtgcacaccggggagcggcccttCCAGTGCCCCCTGTGCGGGAGGAGCTTCACCGAGAGGAAGAACCTCAACAAGCACCAGCGGACCCACAGCGGGGAGACGCCCTACACCTGCGGGGAGTGCGGGAACAGCTACACCCAGAAGTACAGCCTGAAGGTACACCAGCGAACCCACAGAGGGGAGACCTCCCACACCTGCGGGGACTGTGGGGAGCGCTTCAAGCAGAGGAACCACCTGGTGAGCCACCAGCGGGGCCACAAAGCCGGGAGCCTCTACATATGCGCCGAATGTGGAGAGAGCTACAGCCAGTGGGCGCATCTCACCGCCCACGAGAGAATCCACACCAGGCAGAGCCAGCCAGTGCGCACTGAATACGGGTAACAGAGGCAACGTATCTCAGAGCATGCCAAGGATCCACACGACAGCCCATATCCATACACCAGTTAAAGGCCCCGGCTACGCCCCAGGTATAGGGCATTAGCCAGAGCCATTCTGAAACAGAATGCTTCCCAGAGAGGCGTCAGGACGTCTGGGCCTTCCCGGTCtctctaaggacctgatccaatcaatgggaatctttctgttgacttcagtgaacactGGATTGGGTCTCAGTTGTGTAGACTGGGTAGAACTTGCCATAAACCATTTTACTAGCCAACTAGGTAACAGTGATAAGCATCATGCACAATTTACGTAGTGTCCTAGACTTGCAGGTACTTGTAAACATCAATTAATTAAATGAGGCAGAATCCTAGTCTAGGAAGCCGTGTAGGTCAACCAGTTTGTCACACAGCCTGTAGCGGGCTGGGGATCCATTTGGAAGTTGTGTTCACGCCTTCCTGAAacaattttatttcagaagagCTCTGTCTAAAATGTTGTCCCTCTCGGGCAGGCAGGGCCAAAGAAACTggttcaaaacacagagaatgcTTCGCAGagccagtcctgctcccattgaagtccatggagaaTTTGCAATCGAGCCCTTTATGTTTGCTGTCTGCGCACATGCATTTGGAGTAGAAAGTGCACACTTTAAAGGAAAGTGATTCCATTTCTAAGGCACTTATCTCACACAAGAAACATCTGTCTTGACATTGATGCTGATGGTGTAAACAAAGCtagagctggggcagagaagaCCTTTAAGCTATAACTTTCCCTGGGTTTAGCTGAGCCGGAAAGGCTGGATCCCCTGGCAGCAAACAGAACACCAGCATCTTCAGAAAAGGACAGTTGGTGAAAGAACTTCTGGGGGATCCTGGCAAGGATGGACCCATGACAAGCATCACTAACCTCCCTACTGGGTATACTTGAAgtcttaaatttaaaaagctaATGCCCTCAAGGGACAGGCAGTTTGAGACGGGCAACAAACCCAAACGCACAACATACACCATACAAAAACCCACCAGCCACAACTAGCAAAGAGATTACTCCAATAACACAATGTTGTTAATGTATGATTGTCTCCTAGAGAAGAGCCCTGTGATCCAGATTCTCGCTCATCATGAGTGAATGCTGGTATTCCAGTGGGGAAGGAAGCATCCAGTCCCGCCTATTTCATGGAGGAGTTTGAAGGGGACTTCCTGAATTTAGTTACCAAAGATCACCCTTTGCACGTAGAGAAATACCACATATATGCACCACTTTCTGGAGGTGCAGGTCTTGGTGGGACATTTATCAATGACCTTGCTGGACACGAGGGATGGGACCAAGTTCTGGCAGCCACTGGGCAGCAGAAAGCTTAGCTCGAAGCACATGCTAAGATGTTCATTCTTCCAGATTTAAGTCCAACCAGAGCAAATGGAAGCAGAGAGTGCCATGCTGTGAAGTAGAAGTCATGTGGGTGAGGACACAAGGGTTTCCATTCTGTGTCCTGCCAATGCATGGGCAATTCCTAACAAGTCCTTTACCTGTTGGGACGTCGGGTGATGAAATTGGGTGCTGGGAAACATCACACCAGACAAATGCCCGAGAAAAAGAAGGTTTGAAAGGTGACCCGGGAGATGAATGAGCTGTAACTGTGCCATTTGTATGACGCACACTCAGGCTGTGAATGCCGGCTTTCTTAGAATGtatttctattatttattatttgcataatGGCAGCAGATGCTGAGCAGTTTACGGACAGGTGTAAAGGAAAGGCTTCGCCTCATTGACTTTACAGTTTCGAGTTCCTGTCTACTATATGGTCCTTAATGCACAAACATTAAAATCAGCACTAAGAGTTGCTGATGTCCGTTCCTTACCATTTAATTGTGTTGAGATGGAAGCTACTCGACCCATTGTTCCGTAGAAAGATGGAGCACAGAATTCTCTTTAAATGTGGTATTGATTTTCTAATGTGATAAGGagagtgatcctggcaattaagGTCTGTAACTCATAGCCTAGTAAAAACAGTAAAACatatattacagaaaaaaaatcactgatcaGCCACAAGGAACAGAACCATGAGCAATAATGAGCTTGGGTTAATTATTATGAGGAATATCTTAGGCACAGAGAATGTGTTTCGTGTTGCACAAGACACAGATTGGTTGTCTATAACTAACCCTAAGAGGTGCTGATGGTCTGTAAGACGAATATAGAAAAGATGAGATGTATTCGGAGATTCTCTGTGAAAAGAATAAAATTTCCTGCATAAACACACCTGGCATTTTGGCAGAACGGTGAATTAGTGGGTGAAGTGACTGCAATAAATCAGAAATGTGAAATATATTTGGATTTTAGTCAAACATTTGATTCTGTGACTCACAAAATTTCCTTTCAAAAGTTCATTCAGATTGGTGTGGATTGAAAACCGGCTGGAAGACCAGTCAGTCTAACCTATCTATGTTCTTATTATGGTTCCCATCACTGGGGTATTTTCACAAAGAGTAATCAGAAATGGCCATGTAACCAGTTATAGGGAGGTGTCTCACAGGGTTTACAGGAACTGGTGAGAGGTCCTGTTTTAGTTAACATCTCAGTCAGTGATCTGAAAGATGAGATGACCAGCACACCAATGAAATCTGTACATGATACCAAATTGGAAGGACTTGCTAACATCAATAATCCCAAGGGTCCTAGTGGGATTAGAGACCTGGGCAGGAAATAACTAAATTAAGATCAACTTGGAAAAAAGCAGTTAGTACATGTCAAGGAAAGTAACCAGAATCTCACATACTCAGTGGGGAAGGAGACACCTGGGAAGCAGAAATGGCTGGAATGGACCCAGGTCTGACGGTGGTCAGCAAATTAGACATGTGATGTGGTGGCAAAAAGTTGTGTCCTGCATGCAATTGTTAGCACTGGTTTTCAAAAATCAAATGAGAAGAAAATTCCCAAAGTGACCAGATCATCAGTTATCAGAGCATTTCCTATTGGTCCTTGAAGACTTCATGTTACAATTTTTAAATGGGCTGGGAAGTTCTCGGATACGGCATAACGGTCCATGGCCACATGTCCATAGACGCCACCACAACCAACTCAGCTGCACTCCTGCAGCAGTGGGCTCCTCAAACCCAAGACCACAGGGATGGCCCTGAGAAGACAGTAGCAGCGAggctttcctccctccctggctccagACACACACTAGGGGGTAATGGTGCATGAACCTGCTAGCCTGGATACTGCACAGTTCTCCTTACCTGTGAGCTGAGGCTGGAGAATTTCTTTCTAGATAGTTAAGTGGTTAGAAGAAAATTCTCGGTtttatttggggttggttttttttttttttgctttgttttatatagttCCTTGTTCTAGCAGCCATGTGgatgccaggggctggggctcttGGATTggtcccctgcccccaggccGGGTAGACTTACCTGCCCCGGGTAGAACACTAAATGCCTCTTGACCCTGGACGTGCAACCCTGTTTCCAAGACAGCTCTGGCCAGAGTGGGGCCTTCCGAGGGTACACGGGAGGGAGTAAAAGAGATGAGCTGCAGGATGGCATCGGAGGACCGCACACTAGGTGTATGCGACTAGCTGAGAATTGCCCTCTCCCTCTCAGGCCATAGGCATACGGACTGGGCCGTTCCGTGGGGTTAAAAAACTTTTCCTCCCACCCCCGGGAAAGAAGCCAACACTTCATTGATTCATACACAGATAAAACAGATGGTGCCTCCTAGCAGCAGGCCCTGCGGCTCAGTACGCACAGAGAAATACCGGCCGGAGCAGCAGCTCAAAGACCCCAGCTGGTGCCATGGGGCTCATAGGGATCAAACCAGACCTGCGcgaggagctggggcacatggaGATGCTACTCTCATTAGCTGCGGCAGAGCCCTCCATCTTGGCTGCAACGGGATTGTGCGGAAGAACTACTCCAGTGGGAGGAGATTAGGTGACAAATTCAGATCCTGAAATGAGTTTCTCAGACTGGCGTTCGCATCGCATTAACAGCGAGGGCACGGAAAATGCGCTCAGTCACGCAGCTCCCCTTGGAAGTACTGTTTGGGAAACCCAGCGGGTGAGTCTTTGGCACATATGTTACGAGGGAGGTCTCTGATCTCCTGAAACTCCACCCTGAAGGCAAGTGATCTCCGAAGAAACCCAGTTTATTGTGTGGATCTCTTCCTTTCATCTGAATAAATCCCATTCGGCTACAGGCACAAGAATACGGCTTTGAGATCATTACTGAACAGAGGTGTTGGGCAGCAGGAGGGAACTGATGAAATAGAGAAAGCTGGGAGGGGGACAAGGGCTTGTTTTCTGCTCCACCCCATATTTGTTCTGGGCATCCCCCATCTTGGGGAGAGGGCCTGGTTTGGTTAACCTCTCAGGGAATGCTCTGGAAGAGAAGGTGACCAGCACACCTGTGGATGGCGTCCCCACGGGGCCTTGAGCTCACAGTGCTCGCTGGAGAAGCTTCCATTGGGGGGGATGATGTGAGGGTGTCATTCCCCCGCACCCAGCATCCCTCCTCCGCCAGCCCCCACGTCCCTTACGCTCATGGAAGCGGAGGGGAGGAACTAGACCGAAGTCTGTGCACTGTTGCATGTGGCCTGGAGTACATTCCATGGGTCCACAGGGCCTCCCACGTGCTGATGGGACGCTGCTTCCGAGGGCCATtgcagctccagggctcaagGGTTCCCACTGGTTAAGCGCATGTGATTGTGTCTCCCAAGCCCCAGTGACCACCACAGTCTGCTACTGCCTCAAGCTAACGGAGcgtggttgtttttttcccctttagctgAACGGGTAGAAGCCAGTGGTTTAAGCGCTGATGTTCCTGGGCCGTGAGAGTGGGGATAGCCATATCTGTGCAGCCAGTTCGTTACACCTAACCAGGGGCTGATGCTGGAAGATCATGGGTGAGCCGCGATCAGGACAGATTTTCACATCAATCAATCATCACACAGCGCAAAGTTCCTTTCAAACACACCTTCCTTTATTGATCTCTAGCATTCCAGCTACAGTACCCGAGAGACACCCCCCATTTCACTGCTGCTTCCCCCCAGGATTAACCCTCAGCAgacatgcccctccccaccatgCTCCTGTCATATTTTCACACCCTTTAAATCAGCCCATCTCCTTCTGCCCAGGCAGGGGTCACTACAAGTATTCAAGCAGATAGTTAAAGACCCAGGATCCTCTATAGAAATACGAGCCATCACATGCCTCTTAATCAGGAATACGGCACTCTCCAGCCATAGAAAGGTCTTGGGGAAATGGTAGCCGTGCCTTCCCAAAGAGAAACTTACCCAGCCAATCCTCTGGGGTTACAGACaacattcagatttttttttttaaataaagggtgTTGGGAGGGTGAGGATCTCAAAAACCTCGTACCGATCGGAGTGTTTGCATGAATCTCTGACGATGAGATACACGTGCTCTCTCATCCAGGGTGGGTACCCTATCCCTTGGTAGGATAAGGGTGATCAGATTTTCTCCTCGATCactaaggcctcaatcctgcaaggtgctcagcactctgaCCCTGATCCAGTGAAGCACTTACGCCCTTGCTAAACcagtgagtagtcccactgatgccAATGCATGTGCCAAAGTGCTTTGCTTTGCTGGATCATGTCCAGAGTATTCAGCACCTTGAAGGATTGAGCCTTTctgctcctgttcccactgaagtcaatgagagcctgTCCATTTATTTCAACAGGAGTTGGACTGGGCCCTAAAGTCTGATCTATGATGTTAATCTCTGGATGTATCAGCTGTTATGACTTGAAATCCATGGGTTAATTTTACCCCAATACAGCTCCACTGAACCCAGTAACGATATGCCCATGGCGAGACCCGGAAAGTGAAAATGGCTAGAAACTAAAACTGACCAATCTGGTTTCCTTGCCCAGGCAGAGTGAGATGTAACACTGAGCAAACGGCAGAAAACCATGAAAGGAAAATTCATTTTTCCAAACCATTTCTCTTTACTCATCTGAACAGCTGAGTGACACAGGCAGGAACCGTTTGTGTTGGACATCTCTTGAGTTTTATGCTGACTGCACTGATGGCCTTTTCCAGCAGCTGCCTCTCCCAGGGGAAACAGACTGAATTCTTGCCCTCCTCACATGCAGCAGAAACTTGCCTCCTTTTGAAACATTAATGAAACCTTCCCCTTCTGCCCGAAATCTTCAGGCATAGAAAAGAAACATTACAAACACAAACAGAAAGGACCAGAAGAGACTAGAACAGGAGGTGGGAAATATCACAAAGGGAAAAATGTGGATGCAACTACATGCCACTGGCATAGCAACTCTCCTTGAACTGGCCTGTAACAGCAACCAGGGAGCAACACTCCAGTGCAGCCACTTGGAGATTTCTTGCTGTCCTGTACAGCAAGGGGAGCGAACAAGATTTTTCCAACGTACATGACATTTGTATGATGTCTATCCTTGTgttttatcaaaatattttcccaccttcAGGAGGTCTCAGGTGTATATTCAGAATTACAGATTCACagaatttaaagccagaagaaATCACTGTGCTCCTCTAGCCAGACCTCCTGCACCAGCCAGGTCACAGAACCATACCCAGTGATTCCGGCAGAGAGAATTATTCTTAGCTTATCTCTGCAGTTCCTTAGTTCTCCAGTTCTGGTTAAGTGATCTCACTCATGCAGATTCACTGGGGAAGTTTTATCTTATGAGGAGCGTGCCCTCCCTTGGGGCATTTAAATGGTCTCCTCTGGTACGGATTCTCTGGGGTATAATGACAGCTGAGGCATGTCCCGTGCTCAGAGCAGGTAAATGGGGCCCCTCCTTTGCGGATTTTCTCAGATGTCAGCAGGAATATCCTCAGACCAAGCCTCTCCCACATTCAGTTACCTGGGATGGTCTCTCCCAAGTGCAGGTTCTCTGGGGTTTTGTGAGCCTGCTTCTCCCTGAAGGTTTTGCAGCAAGGACTATATTTGCTCAGTCTCTGCTCCGTGTAGGGTCCCTGGTGATTTAGAAGAAATCTCTGGtctctgaagttttttttttttttaatcaattatgAGGATAACACAGTTTCTCTGGGTTGGATTCCAGGGGGTGGGATGAGATCCTGCTCCAGGTGCCACCTTCTCTCCTGTGTGGTTTCTAGGAGAGGTGGCTGTgggctgaagcttttcccacatacAGTGTATGAATATTTCACATGAGTCATGAGCTCCTGCTTCTTTTTCACACTCATCCTTCTCGCTCCCTGGGTAAATGAACACATTCAGAGATTAATTCATGCGCTAGTGGAAAATTTCCAACGCAAACAATACCGAGCACATATAAATAGTGCTTTACGGGCCAGTGCCAGGGCCAAACACCCCAGAGcaagagctgggggggggaagccGGGCAAACACGACTGACAACTGCTGTAATTTACACAGCTCTGCAATGGTCACAAGGCACTCTTAATTCAGCCAAGGGCTGGGATGGTGCAGCCACGTTTGCCTTCTCTGGGCACACTCCCCTCTGCTCTGTTCACTGGCACCAGCCACCCTGCCTGCATCCCCTAACGCAGAGCTGCTGGTACCTTCGTGCTTCCGCTGTCCCAAAAGGGGCTGCAGCAGACGCACCCCAACTGCCCAGCTAAGGGTATTTAACCAACAGCCTGGGAGCTGTGTCTAACTGGCAAGAAGTGAGTGCAGCTCCCCTAACCCTTGATATGGAGGAGGGGCTTACAGAGAGCCCCGATCCCAGCATGCCTGGCCTCGACTTGCTCTGAGCAGCCAGGCGAACGCCGTTTGGAAGACCAGGGCCCTTGTGGCCCACGCTGTAGAACACTGGGCCTGCAGTGATCCCAGGGCTGAATATTGGCCAGGCCAGAACTACGGGCTTTAAGGTCCTCAAGGCTGCAATGCTCCATGACAGAGAGAAAGTGAAGAGAGCTGTTCCTAGTTTTCAGGGGTGCTTGGCATTCACCGCTCCCATGGGAGCCAGCAGGaggagtgggtgctcagcacctctgaaaagcaggccagACAGGTCTGACCCTGCAAGATGTCAGGTGTCTCCAATGGAGGCTGAAGGGTACTGACGggactcagcacttcacaggatcagTCCCTACAGCAGCAATA includes:
- the LOC140906203 gene encoding uncharacterized protein — protein: MLKAPQSPDLDDRPYKCTECEKCFRQKKILKAHQSIHTGEKPHTCAECGKSFRQKNNLRKHQWTHTGQTPHQCAECGKRFSEKQRLRKHQKTHTGETPYACPECGTRFSHKHNLKTHQRVHTGETPYKCPECQKGFKQQNHLVSHLRTHREEKLYKCTQCDRFFRKKPNLLKHQESHVGDRPYRCKDCGKTFKQNNHLVSHQRTHAAGSLYICTECGKSYSQWAHLTTHGQAHAGAGPLTCSECRSFLIIPCMWATNSNTMFQAAQVLCGDEKPYKCSECGKGFGQEKILREHRRIHTGERPHKCAHCGKSFTWSTSLIKHQQIHTGGKLHACPACEKSFRWRHSLLQHQAVHTGAKPHTCAQCGRSFVEKQALKKHESIHTGEKPFTCSECGKSFRQKGNLVSHERSHLKEKPHRCPECGKCFREQRFLATHQHTHTQERPYQCAQCQKSFGAKQGLRVHQRLHTGERPFQCPLCGRSFTERKNLNKHQRTHSGETPYTCGECGNSYTQKYSLKVHQRTHRGETSHTCGDCGERFKQRNHLVSHQRGHKAGSLYICAECGESYSQWAHLTAHERIHTRQSQPVRTEYG